In the Leptotrichia sp. oral taxon 212 genome, one interval contains:
- a CDS encoding ATP-binding cassette domain-containing protein produces MQKNRNEIIKCENLNYWYETYEKKSGIKGTLQDLWKRKHKKVMAIKDINVSINKGEIVGLLGPNGAGKTTLIKLLTGILEVKSGEILCLNKTPYKKEKNYLKNIGVVMGQKSQLIWDLPAMETLRMLKEIYEIDRKEFEERLEKLLRLLNLKEKVSTPVRKLSLGERIKFELTCSLIHRPQILFLDEPTIGLDITSQYAVYDFLREVNRTENTTIILTSHYMKDIENLCERVVIILKGEKHFDLPLEELKEEFITRKTYIVESKRDELPFSGDNFTVKKLEKNTFEIYPENGEFEIGNLNLKDVVSIKENTPELEEIIFKLFSNVNSEKEINIQEIDVQEAGNE; encoded by the coding sequence TTGCAGAAAAATCGAAATGAAATAATAAAATGCGAAAATTTAAATTACTGGTATGAAACTTATGAAAAGAAATCAGGAATAAAGGGTACATTACAGGATTTATGGAAAAGAAAGCATAAAAAAGTAATGGCAATAAAGGATATAAATGTATCAATAAACAAAGGGGAAATAGTCGGATTGCTCGGGCCTAACGGAGCAGGGAAGACAACCTTGATAAAATTGCTGACAGGAATTCTCGAAGTCAAGTCGGGAGAAATACTTTGTCTTAATAAAACACCTTATAAAAAAGAAAAGAATTATCTTAAAAATATAGGGGTGGTAATGGGACAGAAAAGTCAGCTTATTTGGGATTTGCCGGCTATGGAAACTTTAAGGATGTTAAAGGAAATTTATGAAATAGACAGAAAGGAATTTGAGGAAAGGCTTGAAAAACTTCTGAGATTACTTAATCTGAAGGAAAAAGTCAGTACACCTGTCAGAAAGCTTTCGCTTGGAGAAAGAATAAAATTTGAGCTGACATGTTCGTTAATCCATAGACCTCAAATTCTATTTCTGGATGAACCGACTATAGGGCTTGATATAACAAGCCAGTATGCAGTATATGATTTTTTAAGGGAAGTAAATAGAACAGAAAATACTACAATAATCTTAACAAGTCATTATATGAAGGACATTGAAAATTTATGTGAAAGAGTAGTTATTATTTTAAAGGGTGAAAAGCATTTTGACTTACCGCTTGAAGAATTAAAAGAAGAATTTATAACAAGAAAGACATATATTGTGGAAAGTAAAAGGGATGAATTGCCTTTTTCAGGAGATAACTTTACTGTAAAAAAACTGGAAAAAAATACTTTTGAAATTTATCCTGAAAATGGAGAATTTGAAATAGGTAACCTGAATTTGAAGGATGTTGTTTCAATAAAGGAAAATACACCTGAACTGGAAGAAATTATATTTAAACTTTTCAGTAATGTAAATTCTGAAAAAGAAATAAATATTCAGGAAATAGATGTCCAGGAAGCAGGTAATGAATGA
- a CDS encoding diacylglycerol kinase: MSEQNQDKKPKKSFFMFGKKPEKYDWDIKKERERDRRIVDSFNFAIEGLTAALRNEKHMKFHILLAIIVVILAILTNATKVEILIISLSVSFVIITEMINTSVEALVDLISPNRHPLAKLAKDVAAGAVLVSAINALCVGYLLFYDKLLDIFDSKNDLHIMAARKGNVAVLILVLTSIIVVVIKTFYKHGTPLEGGMPSGHSAIGFATFGIIMFMTSDIRIQALGLFMALLVAQSRVKAGIHSFKEVLAGGILGFMIAFIIMFTLVQFRILYN, from the coding sequence ATGAGTGAACAGAATCAGGATAAAAAACCTAAAAAAAGTTTTTTCATGTTTGGGAAAAAACCTGAGAAATATGACTGGGATATAAAAAAGGAAAGGGAAAGGGACCGTAGAATTGTTGACAGTTTTAATTTTGCAATAGAAGGGCTGACAGCCGCATTAAGAAATGAAAAACATATGAAATTTCATATACTGCTGGCAATAATAGTTGTAATTCTTGCGATACTTACAAATGCCACAAAAGTGGAAATATTAATAATTTCTTTATCAGTTTCATTTGTTATAATAACTGAAATGATAAATACTTCAGTTGAAGCACTTGTGGATCTTATATCTCCAAATAGGCACCCACTGGCAAAACTTGCCAAGGATGTGGCTGCAGGTGCAGTACTTGTATCAGCTATAAACGCGCTTTGTGTGGGTTATCTTCTGTTTTATGACAAACTTCTTGACATATTTGACAGTAAGAATGATTTGCATATTATGGCTGCAAGAAAAGGAAATGTTGCAGTGCTTATATTGGTTCTGACTTCAATCATAGTAGTTGTAATTAAAACCTTTTATAAACATGGAACACCTCTTGAAGGTGGAATGCCAAGCGGACATAGTGCAATTGGCTTTGCCACTTTCGGTATAATAATGTTTATGACAAGTGATATAAGAATACAGGCATTAGGGTTATTCATGGCACTTTTGGTGGCTCAGAGCAGGGTTAAAGCCGGAATACATAGCTTCAAGGAAGTTCTTGCAGGTGGAATACTAGGATTTATGATAGCTTTTATAATTATGTTTACACTTGTGCAGTTTAGGATATTGTATAATTAG
- a CDS encoding HD family phosphohydrolase encodes MVINIFGREIVLEIKEKRKQGGDNGKKRKKFRFRFMLAIFVFLIFGTIIEISRLQRDYKIGSVAQSDIIAYKNVTYYIDILDDNIQDKIIKTTTPEYDEIPEVKKETIDSINFFFQELKVLDVSSEEAIKNYMKDHKYNLTVEDYKQLELRNDVGYIVNLITAATEVYNIGLVKAEDFPKILRKNDIKMDELDAKLLRNFIKPNLKINDDATAKKIEENIRSLQDKEVKIYKGDIIVKKGDTIDSDAYTKLEKLNMIRKDDKVRKTTGLAVTFIMIAALFYFILKKYSEKEVESNAFYPSIITIIITNGLYIMFFHSEYSIYLLPFAMIPIILTVLGNKIYALTFTFFNMMILSRDESWFLVTLAVSVVAIYKADKLTNRTNIVKLGIFLGVFQALLTLSYGLINQLEFVSLMFMIIFSVFSGIFTGMLSLALLPYLENTFDILTDIKLLELSDFSHTLLKQLLLVAPGTFHHSIMVGALAESGAEAVGANATFARIASYYHDIGKMKLPTFFVENQKGGENPHDKIKASLSALIITSHTKDGYILGKQNKLPREILNVILEHHGTTLVQYFYYKALENGENVLESDFRYSGPKPKTKESAIILLADTIEAAVRSSEDKSREGLENLIRYLIRYKIDDNQLSDADLTLGEIEKVTQAFLNTLQGAYHERIKYPKLDEKIRKR; translated from the coding sequence ATGGTAATTAATATATTCGGTCGTGAAATTGTTCTGGAAATAAAGGAAAAAAGAAAACAGGGTGGTGATAATGGAAAGAAACGGAAAAAATTTCGTTTCCGTTTTATGCTTGCTATTTTTGTATTTCTAATTTTTGGTACAATTATAGAAATTTCAAGATTACAACGGGACTATAAGATTGGTTCTGTTGCTCAATCTGATATAATTGCCTATAAGAATGTTACATATTATATCGATATTCTGGATGACAATATTCAGGATAAGATAATAAAAACTACAACTCCGGAATATGATGAAATTCCGGAAGTAAAAAAGGAAACAATAGATTCGATTAATTTTTTCTTTCAGGAGTTGAAAGTGCTGGATGTCTCAAGTGAAGAGGCTATAAAAAATTACATGAAAGATCACAAGTATAATCTTACTGTTGAAGACTATAAGCAGCTGGAGCTAAGAAACGATGTCGGATATATAGTCAATCTTATAACTGCAGCTACTGAGGTTTATAACATAGGACTGGTAAAAGCAGAAGATTTTCCAAAAATACTTAGAAAAAATGATATTAAGATGGATGAGCTGGATGCAAAGCTTTTAAGAAATTTTATTAAGCCAAATCTAAAAATAAATGATGATGCAACAGCAAAAAAGATAGAAGAGAATATACGTTCGCTTCAGGATAAGGAAGTAAAAATATATAAAGGTGATATTATTGTAAAAAAAGGGGATACTATTGACAGTGATGCATATACTAAACTTGAAAAACTGAATATGATAAGAAAGGATGATAAAGTAAGAAAAACAACAGGACTGGCTGTAACATTCATAATGATAGCTGCTCTGTTTTATTTCATATTAAAAAAATATTCTGAAAAGGAAGTAGAATCAAATGCATTTTATCCATCAATAATAACAATAATTATAACTAATGGACTGTATATTATGTTCTTTCATAGTGAATACAGCATATATCTCCTGCCTTTTGCAATGATACCGATTATATTGACGGTTCTGGGAAATAAGATATATGCGTTAACTTTTACATTTTTTAATATGATGATCCTGTCAAGGGATGAATCATGGTTTCTTGTAACATTGGCAGTCTCGGTAGTGGCTATCTATAAGGCTGATAAATTGACAAATAGAACAAATATAGTGAAATTAGGAATATTTTTAGGAGTTTTTCAGGCTCTTCTCACTTTGAGTTATGGACTTATAAATCAGCTTGAATTTGTGTCACTGATGTTTATGATTATATTTTCCGTATTTTCAGGAATATTTACCGGGATGTTGTCACTGGCATTATTGCCTTATCTGGAAAATACCTTTGATATACTGACTGATATTAAGTTGCTTGAATTAAGTGATTTTTCACATACATTGTTAAAACAGCTGCTTCTTGTAGCTCCGGGAACATTCCACCACAGCATAATGGTAGGGGCACTTGCAGAAAGTGGAGCGGAGGCGGTTGGGGCAAATGCAACCTTTGCAAGAATTGCTTCTTACTATCATGATATAGGTAAAATGAAATTACCTACATTCTTTGTGGAAAACCAGAAAGGTGGAGAAAATCCTCACGATAAGATAAAGGCTTCATTAAGTGCACTGATAATAACTTCCCATACAAAGGATGGCTATATTTTAGGAAAACAGAATAAGCTGCCAAGGGAAATCCTTAATGTAATACTGGAACATCATGGAACTACACTGGTTCAATATTTTTACTATAAAGCGCTTGAAAATGGGGAAAATGTTCTGGAATCAGATTTCAGATATAGCGGACCAAAACCTAAGACAAAAGAATCTGCTATTATACTACTCGCAGATACAATAGAAGCTGCAGTAAGATCTTCTGAAGATAAAAGTAGGGAAGGACTGGAAAATCTGATAAGATATCTAATAAGGTATAAAATCGATGATAATCAGTTAAGTGATGCAGATTTAACTTTAGGTGAAATAGAAAAAGTTACTCAGGCATTCCTTAATACTTTACAGGGTGCTTATCATGAAAGAATAAAATATCCGAAACTGGATGAAAAAATTAGGAAGAGGTAG
- the ybeY gene encoding rRNA maturation RNase YbeY — protein MLECDITYEIENLEEYLDEEKIKEFGSFILKSEYNEEYEKNDYYLSLLITTNDVIQTINRDYRNKDAVTDVISFAYNETENIGPMNILGDIVISLDRVKEQAKEYGHSDEREFYYVFCHGLLHLLGYDHIIEEEKAIMRKREEEILTQFNYTRD, from the coding sequence ATGCTGGAATGTGATATAACATATGAAATAGAAAATCTTGAGGAATACCTTGATGAAGAAAAAATAAAGGAATTTGGGAGTTTCATATTGAAAAGTGAATATAATGAGGAATATGAAAAAAATGACTATTATCTTTCATTGCTTATAACTACAAATGATGTTATTCAGACAATAAACAGGGATTACAGGAATAAGGATGCTGTAACAGATGTAATTTCATTTGCCTATAATGAAACAGAAAATATAGGACCTATGAACATACTAGGAGATATTGTAATCTCTCTTGACAGGGTAAAGGAGCAGGCAAAGGAATATGGACATTCTGATGAAAGGGAATTTTACTATGTTTTTTGTCATGGACTGCTTCATCTGCTTGGATATGACCATATAATTGAAGAAGAAAAAGCTATAATGCGAAAACGTGAGGAAGAGATACTTACGCAGTTTAATTATACAAGAGATTAA
- a CDS encoding ABC-2 family transporter protein, which yields MKKYVIIVLNQVTVKLQYKFNMGVAFISRTIPIFMSYFLWNNIYNSMNGNKVGNYTRGQMLTYIILVNLTNFLFNFRHMRELGKQIQEGTLTTLLLRPVSILNQSFATFIGDKFFIIIVYLSGILMYGFLGYFKDMLYFLEVVVFMILCFVMFFYLLSFLSTIGFWLIEVWPIQVIMIGVYSLFSGSYFPLDLLPKGIYNIFKYNPFSLIGFASVRTIQGMFSHKEMAVYIFVTIIWMIVLRIGYEKAFRRGLKIYEGVGA from the coding sequence ATGAAAAAGTATGTTATAATCGTTCTAAATCAGGTTACAGTGAAACTGCAGTATAAGTTTAATATGGGAGTTGCTTTTATATCAAGAACAATACCGATATTTATGTCTTATTTTCTCTGGAATAATATATATAATTCAATGAACGGAAATAAAGTAGGAAACTATACAAGAGGCCAGATGCTTACATATATTATCCTTGTAAATCTGACAAACTTTCTTTTTAATTTTAGGCATATGAGGGAACTTGGAAAGCAGATTCAGGAGGGAACATTGACTACTTTGCTATTAAGACCTGTAAGTATATTGAATCAGAGCTTTGCCACTTTTATAGGAGATAAATTTTTTATAATAATTGTATATCTGTCTGGAATTCTTATGTATGGATTCCTGGGATATTTTAAAGATATGCTTTATTTTCTAGAAGTGGTTGTGTTTATGATTCTGTGCTTTGTAATGTTCTTTTATCTGTTATCCTTTCTTTCGACGATAGGATTCTGGTTAATCGAAGTATGGCCGATACAGGTAATAATGATAGGAGTCTACTCACTTTTTTCAGGATCATATTTTCCATTGGATCTCCTGCCTAAAGGAATATATAATATATTCAAGTATAATCCTTTCTCTTTAATAGGATTTGCTTCAGTCCGTACCATTCAGGGAATGTTTTCCCATAAGGAAATGGCAGTCTATATTTTTGTTACAATAATATGGATGATAGTGTTAAGAATAGGATACGAGAAGGCATTTAGAAGAGGACTGAAAATATACGAAGGAGTGGGGGCTTGA
- a CDS encoding manganese-dependent inorganic pyrophosphatase: MSILVFGHKNPDTDTICSAIAYAELKGKLGKDVKAVRLGEVNEETKFVLNYFKVEKPELIESVSGKEIMLVDHNERTQTADGFEEAKVLELVDHHRISNFNVDEPLYVRMEPVGCTATIILKLFKENNLLPAPTTAGLMLSAIISDTLLFKSPTCTECDVKAGKELAEIAGVNIEEYGLEMLKAGTDLGGKSESELINMDMKIFEVDGSKIGVAQVNTVNEAELLERKEKLLVEINNIIKKEGLKFFIFAITNILSNDSTGIVAGDGNAIIEKAFNEKIDNNLIALKGIVSRKKQIIPPLTKAIQEA; this comes from the coding sequence ATGTCAATATTAGTTTTTGGACACAAAAATCCAGATACGGATACAATCTGTTCAGCAATAGCATATGCTGAATTAAAAGGGAAATTGGGGAAAGATGTAAAAGCTGTAAGACTAGGAGAAGTAAACGAAGAAACAAAATTTGTGCTAAATTATTTTAAGGTTGAAAAGCCTGAATTGATAGAAAGTGTTTCAGGAAAAGAAATAATGCTTGTAGATCACAATGAAAGAACTCAGACTGCTGATGGATTTGAAGAAGCAAAGGTTCTCGAACTTGTAGATCATCACAGAATATCAAATTTTAATGTAGATGAACCTCTATATGTGAGAATGGAACCGGTAGGGTGTACTGCTACAATAATACTTAAACTTTTTAAGGAAAATAATCTTCTTCCTGCACCAACAACAGCAGGACTGATGTTAAGTGCAATTATTTCAGATACATTGCTGTTTAAATCACCTACTTGTACTGAATGTGACGTGAAGGCAGGAAAGGAACTTGCTGAAATAGCAGGAGTGAATATTGAAGAGTACGGACTTGAAATGCTGAAGGCAGGAACAGATTTAGGTGGGAAATCAGAATCAGAATTAATAAATATGGACATGAAAATATTTGAAGTGGATGGTTCAAAAATTGGAGTGGCACAGGTAAATACTGTAAATGAAGCAGAACTTCTTGAAAGAAAGGAAAAACTGCTGGTAGAGATAAATAATATTATAAAAAAAGAAGGATTAAAATTTTTCATATTTGCAATAACTAACATATTATCAAATGATTCAACAGGAATAGTTGCAGGAGACGGAAATGCAATTATAGAAAAAGCATTCAATGAAAAAATTGATAATAACCTGATTGCATTAAAAGGAATAGTTTCAAGAAAGAAACAGATTATTCCTCCTTTGACAAAGGCTATTCAGGAAGCATAA